From one Takifugu flavidus isolate HTHZ2018 unplaced genomic scaffold, ASM371156v2 ctg218, whole genome shotgun sequence genomic stretch:
- the LOC130519823 gene encoding odorant receptor 131-2-like, with protein sequence MNGSAANVSVIVQYRDSSTKAVIKNVIILVVGIFLNYINSSLIHTFCKHQMFYMNPRYILFIHLVMNDLILVNVTIMLFFISYTIYRINICMCWMFMLLAVVATENSPLNLACMALECYSAVCFPLHHLQVWTIKRTLTLILLMWTTTTVSATSDLVITLATEHLTIVHSQVFCLRHTAFPLDVITMKRDVTYALFLVIIWITIFYTYFQILLTAKTAGKDTVKARNTIILHSFQLLLCMASYLAPALRELLQKLFPKNSTDILFVSYIVVQVLPRSTSPMIYGLRDPTFRKYLKRYMLARSS encoded by the exons ATGAACGGGTCGGCAGCAAACGTGAGTGTGATCGTACAGTACCGAGATTCCTCCACCAAAGCTGTGATCAAGAACGTGATCATTCTGGTCGTGGGGATCTTCCTCAACTACATCAACTCAAGCCTCATTCACACCTTTTGCAAACATCAG atgttctacATGAACCCACGCTACATACTCTTCATCCACCTGGTGATGAACGACCTGATCCTGGTGAATGTGACCATCatgctgttcttcatcagctacaCCATCTACAGGATCAACATCTGCATGTGCTGGATGTTCATGCTGCTGGCCGTGGTCGCCACCGAGAACTCGCCCCTGAACCTGGCCTGCATGGCCCTGGAGTGCTACAGCGCCGTCTGCTTCCCGCTTCACCATCTCCAAGTTTGGACCATCAAGAGAACGTTGACGTTGATCCTGCTGATGTGGACGACCACCACGGTCTCGGCCACGTCTGACCTGGTCATCACGTTGGCCACAGAGCATCTGACCATCGTTCATTCTCAGGTCTTCTGCCTCAGACACACGGCGTTCCCACTCGACGTCATCACCATGAAGAGAGACGTCACCTACGCGCTGTTCTTGGTCATCATCTGGATCACCATATTTTACACCTACTTTCAAATTTTGTTGACGGCAAAAACAGCAGGCAAAGACACGGTGAAGGCCAGAAACACCATCATCCTGCAcagcttccagctgctgctctgcatggcCTCGTACCTGGCGCCAGCCCTCAGAGAACTGCTCCAAAAACTCTTCCCCAAGAACTCCACAGACATTCTCTTCGTGTCTTATATCGTTGTCCAGGTCCTGCCGCGTTCAACCAGTCCCATGAtctacggcctacgagacccgACGTTCAGGAAGTACCTGAAAAGGTACATGTTAGCTaggagcagctga